The Camelina sativa cultivar DH55 chromosome 14, Cs, whole genome shotgun sequence genome includes a window with the following:
- the LOC104742488 gene encoding glycylpeptide N-tetradecanoyltransferase 1-like yields the protein MSDPKPKPNPKEYTSGGSGTMTHEFWETQPVVQFEDMGDTTLPEGPIEPPTLVSEVKQEPYNFHEDYEWIACDMKSDDMCSEVYNFFKVHYADKPNLKVHPSKEWLMWALCPPGYYQNWHVGVRAKATKKLVAFISGVPARIRVRDEVVRMANINFLCIDKSLRSRRLAPILIMEVTRRVRLKNIWQAAYPSRDVVSRPVTTCQYWGRMLNPKKLIDVGYAALGERMTMSRTVKLYKVPDAPSTPGFREMELSDCFGVTELLRNYLRQFGVAACFDSEDVMRWFLPRKDVIHTYLVVSPETYDVTDFCSFYTVPFTISNSASRNPENTTVQCAYSYYNVVTQTSLPKLMNDVLTVSKQKGVDIFYALDVMQNASFFTELKFCRSEGALLHYHLYNYRLGSSLTPSEVGLVLW from the coding sequence ATGTCAGATCCAAAACCGAAACCGAATCCCAAGGAGTATACTTCAGGTGGAAGTGGAACCATGACTCATGAGTTTTGGGAGACTCAACCTGTTGTGCAGTTCGAGGATATGGGAGACACGACTTTGCCTGAAGGCCCAATTGAGCCACCAACTTTGGTATCTGAGGTCAAGCAGGAGCCGTACAACTTTCATGAAGACTATGAATGGATCGCATGTGATATGAAATCTGATGACATGTGCTCAGAGGTCTACAACTTTTTCAAAGTTCACTATGCTGATAAACCTAACTTGAAGGTCCATCCCTCGAAGGAGTGGCTGATGTGGGCATTGTGTCCACCTGGTTATTACCAGAACTGGCATGTTGGAGTCCGTGCCAAGGCCACTAAAAAGCTCGTTGCTTTCATCAGTGGGGTGCCAGCAAGAATCAGGGTGCGTGATGAGGTTGTTCGCATGGCTAATATAAATTTCTTGTGTATCGACAAGTCTCTCAGGTCTAGGAGACTTGCTCCTATCCTGATCATGGAGGTGACTAGAAGGGTCCGCTTGAAGAATATATGGCAAGCCGCTTATCCCTCACGTGATGTAGTCTCTAGACCAGTCACCACCTGCCAATACTGGGGCAGAATGTTGAACCCGAAGAAGCTAATTGATGTTGGATATGCAGCCCTTGGTGAAAGAATGACTATGTCCAGGACCGTCAAACTTTACAAAGTACCAGATGCACCGAGCACTCCTGGGTTTAGGGAAATGGAACTATCTGATTGCTTTGGTGTCACAGAGTTGCTCAGGAACTACCTTCGCCAGTTTGGAGTTGCGGCTTGCTTTGATTCAGAAGATGTCATGCGCTGGTTTCTCCCGAGAAAAGATGTCATCCACACTTACTTGGTAGTAAGCCCCGAAACTTATGATGTCACGGACTTCTGCAGCTTCTACACTGTTCCTTTCACTATCTCCAACTCTGCCTCTCGTAACCCGGAAAACACAACAGTTCAATGTGCTTATTCTTACTACAATGTCGTGACACAGACCTCACTTCCCAAGCTGATGAATGATGTGCTAACCGTCTCTAAGCAAAAAGGTGTCGATATTTTCTATGCATTGGACGTGATGCAGAATGCGAGTTTCTTCACAGAATTGAAGTTTTGTCGATCAGAGGGTGCTCTTCTTCACTACCATCTCTATAACTACCGTTTGGGAAGTTCATTGACGCCATCAGAAGTTGGCCTTGTTCTCTGGTAA
- the LOC104742489 gene encoding uncharacterized protein LOC104742489 has product MSLSNESPVPTDENVSAETVPTNPTSLLHVNMTNVTKLTTTNYLMWSRQVHALFDGYDLAAYLDGSKQYPDATINVNGVSSPNPAFAHCQRQDKLLYNALLGAISVSVQPLLSRANSAAEIWSTLASTYAKPSRGHIRQIKLQLKQWKKANKPIDVYVQGLTTRFDELALLGKSLDHEDQVEIILEGLPDEYKSIVDQVEGRDTPPTLTELHEKLINHESKLLSTQPLLPTPVSANPAVHQRTTNHGNRFNKPNQRNTNWTPSPRHSHDSRSPRPYLGRCQICGITGHSARRCPQLSMPQLPPASPTPWQPRAHFTTANPAAANPWVFDSGATHHISSDLANLSLHQPYTGGEQVVIGDGKGLSITHTGEGSEYGDPVAPRTN; this is encoded by the exons ATGTCTCTTTCCAATGAATCCCCTGTTCCTACAGACGAAAATGTCTCTGCTGAAACTGTCCCGACAAATCCTACCTCTCTTCTTCATGTCAATATGACAAATGTTACTAAGCTCACCACTACCAACTATCTCATGTGGAGTAGACAAGTTCATGCTCTCTTTGATGGGTATGACTTGGCTGCTTATCTTGATGGTTCCAAGCAGTACCCAGATGCCACAATCAATGTCAATGGTGTCAGCTCTCCCAATCCAGCGTTTGCTCATTGTCAACGTCAAGACAAACTCTTGTACAACGCCCTCCTTGGTGCTATTTCAGTGTCTGTTCAGCCACTGCTCTCCCGTGCCAACTCTGCCGCTGAGATCTGGAGCACCCTTGCTTCCACTTATGCCAAGCCTAGCCGTGGTCACATCCGTCAAATCAAGCTCCAGCTCAAACAATGGAAGAAAGCCAACAAACCCATTGATGTGTACGTCCAAGGTCTCACCACCCGTTTCGATGAACTTGCTCTTCTTGGGAAATCACTTGACCATGAAGATCAAGTCGAGATCATCCTTGAAGGTTTGCCCGATGAATACAAATCCATTGTTGACCAAGTGGAAGGTCGTGACACACCACCAACGTTGACGGAGCTCCATGAAAAGCTTATCAACCATGAGTCAAAGCTTTTGTCGACTCAACCACTTCTACCAACACCTGTGAGTGCCAATCCTGCAGTCCACCAGCGCACCACCAACCACGGCAACCGTTTCAACAAACCCAATCAGCGCAACACCAACTGGACTCCTTCCCCACGTCACTCACATGACTCCAGGTCGCCTCGTCCGTACCTTGGCCGCTGTCAAATTTGTGGCATCACAGGCCACAGTGCACGACGTTGCCCACAACTGTCAATGCCGCAGCTCCCACCTGCATCTCCTACACCTTGGCAACCACGAGCCCATTTCACTACTGCAAACCCTGCTGCTGCCAACCCTTGGGTATTTGATTCCGGTGCTACGCACCACATCTCCTCTGATCTTGCCAATCTCAGTCTCCATCAGCCATACACCGGTGGGGAACAAGTGGTAATTGGTGATGGTAAAGGTCTCTCGATCACTCACACTG gtgaaggatctgagtACGGGGACCCCGTTGCTCCAAGGACGAACTAA
- the LOC104743987 gene encoding leucine-rich repeat extensin-like protein 2, with protein MPNRETKRKVAPNIAQRPRGATPKRRPNTLPSQYNFTPTVQDPPPPLQTPEIQVANLQRQSSAAQIQNYPPPQQLFQNSFTHPPPPELHRTPSEEVNFNPQIHVGLQDDPPPSLVRPSQTRSHPSHPLSQGNNFEDSSSPVLPELQEDLLRALNALILVPNRDKFTTVLSPAPIPNTQWYDFSSSHVL; from the coding sequence ATGCCAAATCGAGAAACAAAGAGGAAAGTTGCTCCTAACATTGCTCAGAGACCGAGAGGGGCAACACCAAAGCGACGGCCTAACACTCTGCCCAGTCAGTACAACTTCACGCCGACGGTccaagatcctcctcctcctctccaaACGCCTGAAATACAAGTCGCCAATTTGCAACGTCAATCATCAGCAGCCCAGATCCAGAACTATCCTCCGCCACAACAACTTTTTCAGAACTCATTTACACACCCACCTCCACCCGAACTACACCGGACTCCTTCAGAAGAAGTCAACTTCAATCCACAGATTCATGTCGGTCTTCAGGATGACCCTCCGCCTTCTCTAGTCCGACCCTCTCAAACTCGATCGCATCCATCGCATCCTTTGTCTCAAGGGAACAACTTCGAAGATTCATCTTCTCCGGTGTTGCCGGAACTCCAGGAGGACCTGTTGCGTGCTCTAAATGCACTGATTCTGGTTCCAAACAGGGATAAGTTCACGACCGTCCTCTCTCCCGCACCTATACCGAACACCCAATGGTATGATTTTTCCTCTTCTCATGTATTGTAA
- the LOC104743989 gene encoding coatomer subunit beta'-3-like, with protein MEFSLEIPLASMDKKGTIVFAKHREIYIGSAADKGTGVERPRWGFERHPWVFRHLLTTCDFYPESLEHSPDDKSVVVCGDGKYINIKNSLPHKVASSGSALEFVLSSKGGHAVKGDSSQIEIFNKNFEVRDSFLHFPFF; from the exons ATGGAATTTAGCCTTGAAATACCATTGGCTAGTATGGACAAGAAGGGGACAATTGTTTTTGCTAAACACAGGGAGATATACATAGGGAGTGCCGCAGATAAG GGTACTGGTGTTGAGAGACCCCGTTGGGGTTTTGAGAGACACCCTTGGGTTTTTAGGCATTTGCTAACAACCTGTGATTTTTATCCTGAA AGCTTAGAGCACAGTCCTGATGATAAGTCTGTGGTTGTTTGTGGAGATGGCAAGTACATTAATATCAAAAATTCCTTACCACATAAAGTTGCATCATCTGGCTCGGCACTGGAATTTGTTTTGTCATCTAAGGGGGGACATGCTGTCAAGGGAGATTCGTCACAAATCGAGATCTTCAACAAGAACTTCGAGGTTCGTGATTCCTTTTTgcactttccttttttt
- the LOC104742490 gene encoding coatomer subunit beta'-1-like, with amino-acid sequence MNCFIYITEHGELTYSVGGRSEATIMCFLPRPMSLMVSPANPSRVYLMDEEFNLFGYTLPTSLIAYQRLVLRGELVQALEVFPSIPEEERISVARFLADLEVTGNKCETLEDFAKEEAHWIELGYVPPGTSVLAL; translated from the exons ATGAATTGTTTTATCTATATCACTGAGCATGGTGAGCTTACTTACAGTGTTGGTGGTCGTTCTGAG GCAACGATAATGTGTTTTCTGCCTCGTCCTATGTCATTGATGGTGTCTCCCGCTAATCCAAGTCGGGTTTATCTAATGGACGAAGAGTTTAA CTTGTTTGGTTACACTTTACCTACAAGTTTGATTGCGTACCAGAGACTTGTGTTGCGTGGAGAGTTGGTTCAGGCTCTTGAAGTCTTCCCTTCAATTCCTGAGGAAGAGCGTATTAG CGTGGCACGCTTCTTGGCAGATCTAGAAGTAACTGGTAACAAATGTGAGACGCTCGAG GATTTTGCTAAAGAAGAAGCACATTGGATAGAACTTGGCTACGTCCCACCAGGAACCAGTGTTCTAGCCTTGTAG